Proteins encoded within one genomic window of Acidimicrobiales bacterium:
- a CDS encoding NADP-dependent isocitrate dehydrogenase has product MAKIKVANPVVEIDGDEMTRIIWQMIKDKLILPYLDVDLRYFDLSIEHRDATDDQVTVDAANAIAEHGVGVKCATITPDEARVEEFGLKHMWRSPNGTIRNILGGVVFREPIIMSNIPRYVPGWTQPIIIGRHAFGDQYRATDFTVPGAGTLTMTFTPADGGEPMEFKVFDFPDAGVAMGMYNLDESIRDFARASFRYGLSRNYPVYMSTKNTILKAYDGRFKDLFQEVFDAEFKEQFDAAGLTYEHRLIDDMVAAAMKWEGGYVWACKNYDGDVQSDTVAQGFGSLGLMTSVLMTPDGQTVEAEAAHGTVTRHYREHQKGNPTSTNPIASIFAWTRGPHPPRHGRRDPRGRPVRRDPRAGRHRHRRERQDDQGPGPARRRRPGLAHHRGLHGRPRPGAQDPTRLTNRPPARLSRARGWRRSRGSRSSG; this is encoded by the coding sequence ATGGCGAAGATCAAGGTGGCCAACCCCGTCGTCGAGATCGACGGCGACGAGATGACCCGCATCATCTGGCAGATGATCAAGGACAAGCTGATCCTGCCCTACCTCGATGTCGACCTGAGGTACTTCGACCTGAGCATCGAGCACCGCGACGCCACCGACGACCAGGTCACCGTCGACGCCGCCAACGCCATCGCCGAACACGGTGTGGGCGTCAAGTGCGCCACCATCACCCCCGACGAGGCCCGCGTCGAGGAGTTCGGCCTCAAGCACATGTGGCGGTCGCCCAACGGCACCATCCGCAACATCTTGGGCGGCGTGGTGTTCCGCGAGCCGATCATCATGTCCAACATCCCCCGCTACGTACCCGGGTGGACACAGCCCATCATCATCGGCCGTCACGCCTTCGGCGACCAGTACCGGGCCACCGACTTCACGGTTCCCGGCGCCGGCACCCTGACCATGACCTTCACCCCCGCCGACGGTGGCGAACCCATGGAGTTCAAGGTCTTCGACTTCCCCGACGCCGGGGTCGCCATGGGCATGTACAACCTCGACGAGTCCATCCGGGACTTCGCCCGGGCCAGCTTCCGCTACGGCCTCAGCCGCAACTACCCGGTCTACATGTCCACCAAGAACACGATCCTCAAGGCCTACGACGGCCGGTTCAAGGACCTGTTCCAGGAGGTGTTCGACGCCGAGTTCAAAGAGCAGTTCGACGCTGCGGGCCTCACCTACGAGCACCGCCTCATCGACGACATGGTCGCCGCGGCCATGAAGTGGGAGGGCGGCTACGTGTGGGCCTGCAAGAACTACGACGGCGACGTGCAGTCCGACACCGTCGCCCAGGGCTTCGGGTCGCTCGGGCTCATGACCTCGGTGCTGATGACCCCCGACGGCCAGACCGTCGAGGCCGAGGCCGCCCACGGCACCGTCACCCGTCACTACCGCGAGCACCAGAAGGGCAACCCCACCTCCACCAACCCCATCGCGTCGATCTTCGCCTGGACGCGTGGGCCTCATCCACCGCGGCACGGTCGACGAGACCCCCGAGGTCGTCCAGTTCGCCGAGACCCTCGAGCGGGTCGTCATCGACACCGTCGAGAGCGGCAAGATGACCAAGGACCTGGCCCTGCTCGTCGGCGGCGACCAGGACTGGCTCACCACCGAGGACTTCATGGACGCCCTCGACCAGGGGCTCAAGACCCGACTCGGCTGACCAACAGACCCCCCGCCCGGCTCAGCCGAGCCCGAGGTTGGCGGCGATCTCGCGGGTCGCGGTCGAGCGGTTGA
- a CDS encoding oxygenase MpaB family protein — MAATVGDPFAAVRTRMADSIRLLVGGGEAAPERSTPASPGLFAPDSVTWVVHGDPAMFVGGLRALLLQTLHPLAMAGVADHSDYRSDPWGRLRRTGRFIGVTTYGTEEEARAMIDRVRRIHGRVHGTAPDGRRYEANDPHLLAWVHVTEVDSFLAAYQRYGRGEPLTADEMDRYLSEMAVVAKLLGAAPVPESRDELRQWLEQIRPELVVGHQARDAVRFLLAPPVALAARPVYGVIGAAAIALLPPWARRKLWLPVAPMVDPLLVRPAARALLAGLDWALAPGRPTEQPAA, encoded by the coding sequence ATGGCTGCGACCGTCGGTGACCCATTCGCCGCGGTTCGCACCCGGATGGCCGACTCGATCCGGCTGCTGGTGGGCGGTGGTGAGGCGGCGCCCGAGCGCAGCACCCCGGCGTCACCAGGGTTGTTCGCCCCTGACTCGGTCACCTGGGTGGTGCACGGCGATCCGGCCATGTTCGTCGGTGGGCTCCGTGCCCTGCTCCTGCAGACCCTGCACCCCCTGGCGATGGCGGGTGTGGCCGATCACTCCGACTACCGCAGCGACCCGTGGGGACGTCTGCGACGCACCGGCCGGTTCATCGGCGTCACCACCTACGGCACCGAGGAGGAGGCGCGGGCGATGATCGACCGGGTGCGGCGCATCCACGGCCGGGTCCACGGCACCGCCCCCGACGGTCGCCGCTACGAGGCGAACGACCCGCACCTGCTGGCCTGGGTGCACGTCACCGAGGTCGACAGCTTCCTCGCCGCCTACCAGCGCTACGGGCGCGGCGAGCCGCTCACTGCCGACGAGATGGACCGCTACCTCTCCGAGATGGCCGTCGTCGCCAAGCTGCTCGGCGCTGCGCCGGTGCCGGAGTCGCGCGACGAACTGCGGCAGTGGCTCGAGCAGATCCGCCCCGAGCTGGTCGTGGGCCACCAGGCCCGCGACGCGGTCCGGTTCTTGCTCGCGCCGCCGGTCGCCCTCGCCGCCCGTCCCGTCTACGGGGTCATCGGTGCTGCCGCCATCGCGCTGCTCCCGCCGTGGGCGCGCCGCAAGCTCTGGTTGCCGGTCGCGCCGATGGTCGATCCGTTGCTGGTGCGCCCCGCCGCCCGTGCGCTGTTGGCCGGGCTCGACTGGGCCTTGGCGCCCGGACGCCCGACCGAGCAGCCCGCCGCATGA
- a CDS encoding aldehyde dehydrogenase family protein, with protein MRSYDKIYIDGAWVAPQGTGSTDVINASTEEVMGRIATGNEADVDTAVAAARRAFETWSAQPVDERLKYVQRLAEELTARTDEIAETVSGEVGMPINFAKMIQAGLPASTTASVVETAKNFEWEEQINNSLVVREPIGVVGCITPWNYPLHQTMAKVAPAIAAGCTVVHKPSEVAPLSAFLLAQIFDDIGLPPGVFNLVAGPGRVVGEAISGHPDIDMVSFTGSTTAGARVAKGGADTIKRVHLELGGKSANIILDDADLELVVPKGVFACFLNSGQTCTALTRMLVPNDKMDEVAQIAGAAVANFPLGPADSESAMLGPLASKAQQDTVRDYIRKGIEEGATLVVGGPDIPEGFDKGYFVQPTVFADVTNDMTIAQEEIFGPVLSIIGYDDEDEAVAIANDSIYGLAGGVSSADPERAKRVALRMRTGQVDVNGGSFNVVAPFGGYKQSGIGRELGKYGFEEFLEVKSLQL; from the coding sequence ATGCGCAGCTACGACAAGATCTACATCGACGGTGCCTGGGTGGCGCCACAGGGGACCGGTTCCACCGACGTCATCAACGCCTCCACCGAAGAGGTGATGGGTCGCATCGCCACCGGCAACGAGGCCGACGTCGACACCGCCGTCGCCGCCGCCCGCCGGGCCTTCGAGACCTGGTCGGCCCAGCCGGTCGACGAGCGCCTCAAGTACGTCCAGCGCCTCGCCGAGGAGCTCACCGCCCGCACCGACGAGATCGCCGAGACCGTGTCGGGCGAGGTCGGCATGCCGATCAACTTCGCCAAGATGATCCAGGCCGGCCTGCCCGCCTCCACCACCGCCAGCGTCGTCGAGACGGCCAAGAACTTCGAGTGGGAGGAGCAGATCAACAACTCCCTCGTCGTGCGCGAACCCATCGGCGTCGTCGGATGCATCACTCCGTGGAACTACCCGTTGCACCAGACCATGGCCAAGGTGGCCCCTGCCATCGCTGCCGGGTGCACCGTGGTGCACAAGCCCAGCGAGGTCGCACCGCTCAGCGCCTTCCTGCTGGCCCAGATCTTCGACGACATCGGCCTGCCCCCAGGTGTGTTCAACCTCGTCGCCGGGCCCGGCCGGGTCGTGGGCGAGGCCATCTCGGGTCACCCCGACATCGACATGGTGTCCTTCACCGGGTCCACCACCGCGGGAGCCCGCGTGGCCAAGGGCGGGGCCGACACCATCAAGCGGGTCCACCTCGAGCTGGGCGGCAAGTCGGCCAACATCATCCTCGACGACGCCGACCTCGAGCTGGTGGTGCCCAAGGGCGTGTTCGCCTGCTTCTTGAACTCGGGCCAGACCTGCACCGCCCTCACCCGCATGCTGGTGCCCAACGACAAGATGGACGAGGTCGCCCAGATCGCCGGTGCGGCGGTGGCGAACTTCCCGCTCGGTCCCGCCGACTCCGAGTCCGCCATGCTCGGCCCGCTGGCCTCCAAGGCCCAGCAGGACACCGTCCGGGACTACATCCGCAAGGGCATCGAGGAAGGCGCGACCTTGGTGGTCGGCGGTCCCGACATCCCCGAGGGCTTCGACAAGGGCTACTTCGTGCAGCCCACGGTCTTCGCCGACGTCACCAACGACATGACCATCGCCCAGGAGGAGATCTTCGGGCCGGTGCTGTCCATCATCGGCTACGACGACGAGGACGAAGCCGTCGCCATCGCCAACGACTCCATCTACGGGCTCGCCGGTGGCGTGTCCTCGGCCGACCCCGAACGGGCCAAGCGGGTCGCGCTGCGCATGCGCACCGGCCAGGTCGACGTCAACGGTGGAAGCTTCAACGTCGTCGCCCCCTTCGGTGGCTACAAACAGTCCGGCATCGGCCGCGAGCTCGGCAAGTACGGCTTCGAGGAGTTCCTCGAGGTCAAGTCGCTCCAGCTCTGA
- a CDS encoding CD225/dispanin family protein: MSHDPPPPPPPPPPIPGWGAHQQHQSPPPPPPPPAAAAAGDRPPSYMGLAVGALLVFWPTGIAAMVHAAQVDSAWENGRGDEARRRSHEARRWSMISFVIMGLSWAFVGLVLMAYAASSPG, from the coding sequence ATGTCACATGACCCTCCACCACCTCCACCGCCACCTCCTCCGATCCCCGGCTGGGGTGCCCACCAGCAACACCAGTCGCCGCCGCCACCACCACCACCACCAGCAGCAGCAGCAGCCGGCGATCGCCCTCCGAGCTACATGGGCCTGGCGGTGGGCGCCCTACTCGTGTTCTGGCCAACGGGCATCGCCGCCATGGTGCACGCGGCCCAGGTCGATTCGGCGTGGGAGAACGGCCGGGGCGACGAGGCGCGCAGGCGGTCGCACGAAGCTCGGAGGTGGTCGATGATCTCGTTCGTCATCATGGGGCTCAGCTGGGCCTTCGTCGGCCTGGTCCTGATGGCGTACGCCGCGTCCAGCCCCGGGTGA
- a CDS encoding malate dehydrogenase, translating to MKDPVRVAVTGGAGQIGYSLLFRIASGQMLGEDQPVILQLLEITPALDALKGVAMELDDCAFPLLAGIVQTDDANQAFDGVEYALLVGSRPRSKGMERKDLLEANGAIFTGQGKALSDNAADGVKVLVVGNPANTNCLIAMNNAPNIAGAQFTAMTRLDHNRAKAQLAAKVGAPVTAVTNMTIWGNHSATQYPDIFHAEVNAKNAAELVDDQNWLENEFIPTVQQRGAAIIEARGLSSAASAANAAIDHVRDWVAGTPDGDWVSMAIPSDGSYGVSEGLISSFPVTCSGGTYEIVQGLDIDDFSRGRIDATVAELGDERDTVADLGLL from the coding sequence ATGAAGGATCCCGTACGCGTCGCAGTGACCGGAGGTGCCGGCCAGATCGGCTACAGCCTCCTCTTTCGCATCGCCAGCGGTCAGATGCTCGGCGAGGATCAGCCCGTCATCCTCCAGCTCCTCGAGATCACGCCGGCGCTCGACGCCTTGAAGGGCGTGGCCATGGAGCTCGACGACTGCGCCTTCCCGCTGCTGGCCGGCATCGTCCAGACCGATGACGCCAACCAGGCCTTCGACGGGGTCGAGTACGCGCTCCTCGTCGGTTCCCGTCCCCGTTCGAAGGGCATGGAGCGCAAGGACCTGCTCGAGGCCAACGGTGCCATCTTCACCGGCCAGGGCAAGGCGCTGTCGGACAACGCCGCCGACGGGGTGAAGGTCCTGGTGGTCGGCAACCCGGCCAACACCAACTGCCTCATCGCCATGAACAACGCGCCCAACATCGCCGGTGCGCAGTTCACCGCCATGACCCGCCTCGACCACAACCGGGCCAAGGCCCAGCTCGCCGCCAAGGTCGGTGCCCCGGTCACCGCGGTCACCAACATGACCATCTGGGGCAACCACTCGGCCACCCAGTACCCCGACATCTTCCATGCCGAGGTCAACGCCAAGAACGCCGCCGAGCTGGTCGACGACCAGAACTGGCTCGAGAACGAGTTCATCCCCACCGTCCAGCAGCGCGGTGCCGCCATCATCGAGGCGCGGGGCCTCTCCAGTGCGGCATCGGCGGCCAACGCCGCCATCGACCACGTGCGCGACTGGGTGGCGGGCACCCCCGACGGCGACTGGGTCTCGATGGCCATCCCCTCCGACGGCTCCTACGGCGTCTCCGAGGGGCTGATCTCGTCGTTCCCCGTGACCTGTTCGGGAGGCACCTACGAGATCGTCCAGGGCCTCGACATCGACGACTTCTCGCGGGGCCGCATCGATGCCACCGTCGCCGAGCTGGGCGACGAGCGCGACACCGTCGCCGACCTCGGCCTGCTGTAG
- a CDS encoding ABC transporter ATP-binding protein has translation MTADGHHHPQHLALEHHLPHEEAPDPLGPDPFVADDGDTDLGADGAIGVLRRGLAASPELKVGIAFTIAMAIATAVGRLAIPVLIQQILDRGVMGPDGYRPEFVLRASAIALVVIVAVWWSSRYTYLRLLTAAEATLRGLRVRAFAHIHALSVADHNDTKRGILVSRVTSDIETIARFAQWGAVAWVVNTTVIIATLVVLAVYAWQLAVVVLVAFVPLVAILRNLQRRQLAAYDQLRTRVADLLTEISEAIMGADVVRAYGIEERTRGRLHVAIDAAYRARMLAARYFALIFPTGDLFGAVAIGLVAGIGAWYSGAWELDTGALVACVFLVSLLQNPISELGEVLDQTQTALAGWRKVLDLLDTPVEIPERHDGPDLGFDAIEVRTEGLEFAYRTGGRVLHGVDVTIPAGTNVAIVGETGSGKTTFAKLLARLADPTAGAIYLDGIDLRDIRPSARRRAVRMVPQDGFLFDTTVRENVRFGHEGATDADIDLAFEHLGLDWWVDRLPNGLDTGVGERGENLSVGERQLVALARAQLADPGLLVLDEATSSVDPETERALSSALHTLAEDRTMVSIAHRLSTAEAADLVLVFDQGQVVEVGSHDELVAAGGIYAGLYTSWIGNTRRGSAA, from the coding sequence ATGACCGCCGACGGCCACCACCACCCTCAGCACCTGGCGCTGGAGCACCACCTTCCACACGAGGAGGCACCCGACCCGCTGGGTCCGGACCCCTTCGTCGCCGACGACGGCGACACCGATCTCGGAGCCGACGGTGCCATCGGGGTGCTGCGGCGCGGGCTGGCGGCGAGCCCCGAGCTGAAGGTCGGCATCGCCTTCACCATCGCCATGGCCATCGCCACCGCCGTCGGCCGCCTGGCCATCCCCGTGCTGATCCAGCAGATCCTCGACCGAGGGGTGATGGGCCCCGACGGGTACCGACCCGAGTTCGTCCTGCGGGCCTCGGCCATCGCCCTGGTGGTCATCGTGGCGGTGTGGTGGTCGAGCCGCTACACCTACCTTCGGCTCCTCACGGCGGCCGAGGCCACGCTGAGAGGGCTCCGTGTGCGCGCCTTCGCCCACATCCACGCCCTGTCGGTCGCCGACCACAACGACACCAAACGGGGGATCCTTGTCTCCCGGGTCACCAGCGACATCGAGACGATCGCCCGTTTCGCCCAGTGGGGCGCGGTCGCCTGGGTGGTCAACACCACCGTCATCATCGCCACCCTGGTGGTGCTCGCGGTGTACGCCTGGCAGCTCGCGGTCGTGGTGCTCGTCGCCTTCGTGCCGTTGGTCGCCATCCTCCGCAACCTCCAACGCCGCCAGCTCGCTGCCTACGACCAGCTCCGCACCCGGGTCGCCGACCTGCTCACCGAGATCTCCGAGGCGATCATGGGCGCCGATGTGGTGCGGGCCTATGGCATCGAGGAGCGCACCCGCGGCCGACTCCACGTCGCCATCGACGCCGCCTACCGGGCCCGCATGCTCGCCGCCCGCTACTTCGCGCTCATCTTCCCCACCGGCGACCTGTTCGGTGCCGTGGCCATCGGCCTCGTGGCCGGCATCGGCGCCTGGTACAGCGGGGCCTGGGAGCTCGACACCGGTGCCCTCGTCGCCTGCGTGTTCCTCGTGAGCCTGTTGCAGAACCCGATCTCGGAGCTGGGCGAGGTGCTCGACCAGACCCAGACCGCGCTGGCCGGGTGGCGCAAGGTGCTCGATCTGTTGGACACCCCCGTCGAGATCCCCGAGCGCCACGACGGTCCCGATCTCGGGTTCGACGCCATCGAGGTGCGGACCGAAGGCCTCGAGTTCGCCTACCGCACCGGCGGCCGGGTGTTGCACGGCGTCGACGTCACCATCCCCGCCGGCACCAACGTGGCCATCGTCGGCGAGACCGGTTCGGGCAAGACCACCTTCGCCAAGCTGCTCGCCCGCCTCGCGGACCCCACCGCGGGGGCGATCTACCTCGATGGCATCGACCTGCGCGACATCCGCCCCTCGGCCCGCCGTCGGGCGGTGCGCATGGTGCCCCAGGACGGGTTCTTGTTCGACACGACCGTGCGCGAGAACGTCCGGTTCGGCCACGAGGGCGCCACCGACGCCGACATCGACCTCGCCTTCGAGCACCTGGGACTCGATTGGTGGGTCGACCGCTTGCCGAACGGGCTCGACACCGGGGTGGGAGAACGGGGAGAGAACCTCTCGGTCGGGGAACGCCAGCTGGTGGCCCTGGCCCGGGCCCAGCTCGCCGACCCCGGGCTGCTGGTCCTCGACGAGGCCACCAGCTCGGTCGACCCCGAGACCGAACGGGCCCTGTCCTCGGCGCTTCACACCCTGGCCGAGGACCGCACCATGGTCAGCATCGCCCACCGGCTCTCCACCGCCGAAGCCGCCGACCTGGTGCTGGTGTTCGACCAGGGCCAGGTCGTCGAGGTGGGCTCCCACGACGAGCTGGTCGCCGCCGGCGGCATCTACGCCGGCCTCTACACCAGCTGGATCGGCAACACCCGCCGCGGTTCGGCGGCCTGA
- a CDS encoding SCP2 sterol-binding domain-containing protein, which produces MPRFLSDEWIAELDDRARALPELVLDGDDELVVQHTVSGVPGRGEVTFHLHLSSGPARVRSGPAEAPTVTFSHDHDTATALAAGEGSAQAAFMAGRLRVGGQIDQLIARHGQFAGIDDVFAALRAVTEF; this is translated from the coding sequence GTGCCCAGGTTCCTGTCCGACGAGTGGATCGCTGAGCTCGACGATCGGGCCCGTGCCCTGCCCGAGCTGGTGCTCGACGGTGACGACGAGCTGGTCGTTCAGCACACCGTCTCCGGGGTTCCCGGCCGCGGTGAGGTGACGTTCCACCTGCACCTGTCATCAGGCCCGGCCCGAGTGCGATCCGGGCCTGCCGAAGCACCCACGGTCACCTTCTCCCATGACCACGACACCGCCACTGCCCTCGCCGCGGGCGAAGGGAGCGCCCAGGCGGCGTTCATGGCCGGACGTCTTCGCGTCGGTGGCCAGATCGACCAGCTCATCGCCCGCCACGGGCAGTTCGCGGGAATCGACGACGTCTTCGCCGCACTGCGGGCCGTCACCGAGTTCTGA
- a CDS encoding DNA-formamidopyrimidine glycosylase family protein, whose amino-acid sequence MPELPEVQAHAERLTSELAGATLSRFEPLSFTVLRTYAPDPASAVGSALDEIGRRGKLLLLRFAHLTFVVHPMQGGRLRPDLKQSAKPRNGIARWRFDDGRALLLTEPGTERKAGVWVVEGEPLTQAPLDDLGPEADELDRAELAALLTDTSMRVHGFLRDQHLVAGVGRRLANEICHRARLSPFATTSKLSGDEVDRLHRAIGEVIAESLEFERARDEMVGAADRPGTVHNQVGEPCPVCGDEVRAVEYRAYTIAYCPTCQTGGKVLADNTTSKFLK is encoded by the coding sequence ATGCCCGAGCTCCCCGAGGTCCAGGCCCACGCCGAACGCCTCACCTCCGAGCTTGCCGGGGCCACGCTGTCGAGGTTCGAGCCGTTGTCGTTCACGGTGCTGCGCACCTACGCACCGGACCCGGCCTCCGCCGTCGGGTCGGCGCTGGACGAGATCGGTCGCCGCGGCAAGCTGTTGCTGCTGCGGTTCGCCCACCTCACCTTCGTCGTCCACCCCATGCAGGGCGGCCGGTTGCGGCCCGACCTCAAGCAGTCGGCCAAACCCCGCAACGGCATCGCTCGGTGGCGCTTCGACGACGGCCGCGCCCTGCTGCTGACCGAACCCGGCACCGAGCGCAAGGCCGGAGTGTGGGTGGTCGAAGGCGAGCCGCTCACCCAGGCTCCCCTCGACGACCTGGGTCCCGAGGCTGACGAGCTCGATCGCGCCGAGCTCGCCGCGCTGCTCACCGACACCTCCATGCGGGTGCACGGGTTCCTGCGCGACCAGCACCTGGTGGCCGGGGTCGGCCGGCGGCTCGCCAACGAGATCTGCCACCGAGCCCGGCTGTCGCCCTTCGCCACCACCTCCAAGCTGTCCGGCGACGAGGTCGACCGCCTGCACCGGGCCATCGGCGAGGTCATCGCCGAGTCCCTCGAGTTCGAGCGGGCCCGGGACGAGATGGTCGGTGCCGCCGATCGGCCCGGTACGGTCCACAACCAGGTGGGCGAGCCCTGTCCGGTCTGCGGCGACGAGGTCCGTGCGGTCGAGTACCGCGCCTACACGATCGCCTACTGCCCAACCTGCCAGACCGGGGGCAAGGTGCTGGCGGACAACACCACCAGCAAGTTCCTCAAGTAG
- a CDS encoding ABC transporter ATP-binding protein, whose product MNVDHEPTSVLRRGARLLARYVRMHPRPFGVALIGAVIFSGALVGGTRVLGWVTDDLIVPAVRDGEVGFSTVMAAVGAVVAMAMLRSLGVVIRRYFAAMTTYRTQASLRRQVTDTYLDVPLAYHLDHPTGELLAHADADVEAATEVLVPLPFTTGVLVLIAFSVASLALIDPLIMGIGLLVFPMLTILNRVYTARVEQPSAMVQHRIGEVSNVAHESFDGALVVKTLGREDAEIERMAEASDRLREARIDVGRLRAVFEPSIDAIPAVGTVALLVAGAWRLADGAISPGDLVAAMALFGVLAFPMRVMGFFLEELPRSVVSLERIDGVLAARADLDEHPGGTAPLPDTPLAVDVEHLTFTYPGVADQPALDDVSVHVDPGEIVALVGATGGGKSTFCQLLVHLVEPDRGTIRLGGIDLADADPGALRDAVAIVFQESFLFAESITANIAMSTDAGDDEVLEAARIAQADGFVAEMPQGFDTVVGERGVSLSGGQRQRVALARALVRRPRLLVLDDATSAVDPVVEARILDGLRDALGTTTVVVAHRISTIELADRVIYLDGGRVVATGTHAQLLDHPGYERLVSAYEDEAMR is encoded by the coding sequence ATGAACGTCGATCACGAACCCACCTCGGTGCTGCGGCGTGGAGCGCGTCTGCTCGCCCGCTACGTCCGCATGCACCCGCGCCCGTTCGGCGTCGCTCTCATCGGCGCCGTGATCTTCTCGGGGGCGCTCGTCGGTGGCACCAGGGTGCTGGGATGGGTCACCGACGACCTCATCGTCCCCGCCGTCCGCGACGGGGAGGTCGGCTTCTCGACGGTGATGGCCGCGGTGGGCGCGGTGGTCGCCATGGCGATGCTGCGGTCCCTCGGTGTGGTGATCCGCCGCTACTTCGCGGCGATGACCACCTACCGGACCCAGGCATCGCTACGTCGGCAGGTGACCGACACCTACCTCGACGTCCCGCTGGCCTACCACCTCGATCATCCGACCGGCGAGTTGCTGGCCCACGCCGACGCCGACGTCGAGGCCGCCACCGAGGTGTTGGTGCCGCTGCCCTTCACCACCGGGGTCCTGGTGCTCATCGCCTTCTCGGTCGCGTCCCTGGCGCTGATCGATCCGTTGATCATGGGCATCGGCCTGCTCGTGTTCCCCATGCTGACCATCCTCAACCGCGTGTACACCGCGCGGGTCGAGCAGCCCTCGGCCATGGTCCAGCACCGCATCGGCGAGGTCTCCAACGTCGCCCACGAGAGCTTCGACGGCGCACTGGTGGTCAAGACCCTCGGCCGCGAGGACGCCGAGATCGAACGCATGGCCGAGGCCTCCGACCGCCTGCGCGAGGCGCGCATCGACGTCGGGCGGCTGCGGGCGGTGTTCGAGCCGAGCATCGACGCCATCCCCGCGGTGGGCACCGTGGCCCTGCTCGTCGCCGGGGCGTGGCGCCTCGCCGACGGGGCGATCAGCCCCGGCGACCTCGTCGCGGCCATGGCGTTGTTCGGAGTGCTGGCCTTCCCCATGCGAGTCATGGGCTTCTTCCTCGAGGAGCTGCCCCGGTCGGTGGTGTCGCTCGAGCGGATCGACGGGGTGCTGGCCGCCCGCGCCGACCTCGACGAACACCCGGGGGGCACCGCCCCACTCCCCGACACCCCACTCGCGGTCGACGTCGAGCACCTCACCTTCACCTACCCCGGCGTCGCCGACCAGCCCGCCCTCGACGATGTCAGCGTGCACGTCGACCCGGGCGAGATCGTGGCCCTCGTCGGAGCGACGGGTGGTGGCAAGAGCACCTTCTGTCAGCTGCTGGTCCATCTCGTCGAACCCGACCGTGGGACGATCCGGCTCGGCGGGATCGACCTCGCCGATGCCGACCCCGGCGCGCTCCGCGACGCGGTGGCCATCGTGTTCCAGGAGTCGTTCCTGTTCGCCGAGTCGATCACCGCCAACATCGCCATGTCGACCGACGCCGGCGACGACGAGGTGCTCGAGGCCGCACGCATCGCCCAGGCCGACGGGTTCGTCGCCGAGATGCCCCAGGGCTTCGACACGGTGGTGGGCGAACGTGGGGTGAGCCTGTCGGGCGGCCAGCGCCAGCGGGTCGCCCTGGCCCGTGCCCTGGTGCGCCGCCCCCGGCTCCTCGTGCTCGACGACGCCACCTCGGCGGTCGATCCGGTGGTCGAGGCCCGCATCCTCGACGGTCTGCGTGACGCGCTCGGAACCACCACGGTCGTGGTGGCCCACCGCATCTCCACCATCGAGCTGGCCGATCGGGTCATCTACCTCGACGGCGGACGGGTCGTGGCCACCGGCACTCACGCCCAGCTGCTCGACCATCCCGGCTACGAACGGCTGGTGAGCGCCTACGAGGACGAGGCCATGCGATGA